One stretch of Armigeres subalbatus isolate Guangzhou_Male chromosome 2, GZ_Asu_2, whole genome shotgun sequence DNA includes these proteins:
- the LOC134216594 gene encoding 6-pyruvoyl tetrahydrobiopterin synthase encodes MSAPLVYLTRKECFSACHRLHSPFLSEEANRQVYGKCNNPNGHGHNYTVEVTVRGPVDPKTGMVMNITDLKQYMDQTIMRKLDHLNLDKDVPYFKNLASTTENVAIFIWDSLKLVMPKPDLLYEVKIYETDKNSVIYRGQKFDANHHYHNNDLSSNDNVCSTNLSSDSDS; translated from the exons ATGTCCGCACCTTTAGTGTATCTAACGCGAAAGGAGTGCTTCAGTGCTTGTCATCGTTTGCATAG CCCTTTTCTAAGCGAGGAAGCCAACCGTCAAGTGTATGGAAAGTGCAATAACCCGAACGGACATGGTCACAACTATACGG TCGAGGTCACCGTTCGGGGACCGGTTGATCCCAAGACCGGAATGGTCATGAACATCACGGATTTGAAGCAATACATGGACCAGACGATCATGAGGAAATTAGACCATCTTAATCTGGATAAAGACGTTCCCTATTTTAAGAATTTG GCCAGCACCACAGAGAACGTGGCCATCTTCATCTGGGACAGCCTGAAGCTCGTTATGCCCAAACCAGACCTACTGTACGAGGTGAAGATCTACGAAACGGACAAGAACTCGGTCATCTACCGGGGTCAGAAGTTTGATGCCAATCATCACTACCACAACAACGATCTGAGCTCCAACGATAACGTTTGCTCGACGAATCTTTCGTCCGATTCGGATAGTTAG